The Osmia lignaria lignaria isolate PbOS001 chromosome 14, iyOsmLign1, whole genome shotgun sequence genome has a window encoding:
- the spg gene encoding dedicator of cytokinesis spg isoform X4, producing the protein MWTTTKTTKYGVAVYNWRGDTRYGLPLEIGETVQILEECAGWYRGFSTKNRAVKGIFPSSYVHLKPCKIENEGLYESVIPLEDPVVREVTLVLREWDGIWKRLYVERETYKFVTLRKVMLELLEWRRQLLGGTLTTDQTRELKLRIINKVDWGNRKLGLDLVPRQGAHMVDPDTMSVVELYHVHVQSAENSQGASARGTLRRKEHKKVLTHHLYFCMRDFGHSIGEDTEIYFSLYDAKRNEYLSERFLVRISKEGFSSFIEKIHSNCTIFTDLGNADLSRDLYMVAHVMRCGRMLYSDSGKNKAGTATYRRPHGVAVLSLAEATQDHTEELEMTFKVCQGEEKEFHQLHEQIIRNNKCSPLPGQPNYGIVVSLRVLHGELSQVREENPLLFKNICLTKKLGFSDVIMPGDVRNDLYLKLERGEFERGGKSTGKNIEVTILVLDADGKPLEGCLFGAAGTEDSSEYQSLIIYHHNSPSWAETVRLAIPIDKFYGSHVRFEFRHCSTREKTDKKLFAFAFVRLMEPGGATLQDGLHELYIYKCEDRSKLDSLSYLTLPTSAREPNATGTPAFSRSPKEAVFVHTLLCSTKLTQNVDLLSLLQWKAHPERISEALGRVLRLDGEELVKFLQDILDALFSMFHTEDGNSTAHSGLVFQVLVSIFSLLEDSKFEHFKPVMDAYISGHFAAALVYKGLLSSVQHCADWVTAAEKQEPIIKCFRSLEYIFKFIIQSRLLFARATAGQYEDSFKRDLYCVFAALNKMLGIPYEMVLNSQMALLYSISPVFEQLVAVLPVLEVAKLTCTMLDSVPREPPLPLTQAKLTAIKNLTTSSLFREDDESRNLLLVTMCRHLRIHLIRREELRSCTEIFGEILSFLHKRGRDTNKVNNCIQHDVETLCLSILDVLIQTILIVINTSGPVLGCLVACLIGLLQLLDEYHYSRLWEELAHAGERKPLKDFLLRVYLVLRDLVRQEVFPPDWLVIRMQANNVILKSLQELAQPLAFRFSGEYFDSQLWSTYFNLAVAYLTQPSLQLEQFSEVKREKIVEKYGDMRVFMGFQILSMWTQLAERKLEFIPGMVGPFLEVTLVPESELRKATLHIFFDMMECEQRARGSFKTVESELIDKLDILISENKGDDEYRQLFNTILLDRVQSEDPTWKESGTAFITSITRLLERLLDYRSVIQGDENRDKRMSCTVNLLNFYKNEFNRKEMYLRYIYKLHDLHLAAENYTEAGFTMKLYADQLGWGSTILPPDHSHPQQPEWQRKEVLYHKIIHYLDRGKCWEKGIPLCKELAVLYETRLYDYAKLSHVLKLQAKFLDNILTQLRPEPEYFRVGFYGLSFPLFVRNKLFIYRGLEYERIGAFTQRLQTEFPSAQILMKNSPPDESILTSEGQYIQICNVKPIPEESSLACRGAEVPERVVAFYLVNDVRKFIFDRPLHRGPVDRENEFKSLWIERTTLTTEAKLPGILRWFEVIEKRSELLAPVQYACETMQSVERELRRLVAQYTAEPHRNINPFSMRLQGIIDANVMGGITKYQEAFLTPEFARQNPDMVPHVNRLKGLILDQMSVLEAGLNLHGQIAPAGVQPLHKRLNERFTQLKQGLGPLARQRTIHHDSIVNSPLPPLPTNEKQRPATLETAGSRYSHADSDGLPEDEGFYTKVDGGPPPIPQREVRPRSVGYGTTPPRPTHQRSLSKPLSPKLPLRHSLPTPTDGVDQTGLRTSWSEPGPEPAPPLPPRGCTPDKRDSNTSTIVPPAPPKRLAYKRNTEWSTDDDSEAQNEPNDLRDSGISTASLLDFQSHLTNLNNLGYEDFEPRSRCNDIMNISPPSVINALNVSTSNFASGMFQGSHSLPGQEVSPPPIPPKAHQDTPSAPSTLERVSNRTQLHGHSENYSVPKLQTLSMASDTESTV; encoded by the exons ATGTGGACAACGACGAAAACAACCAAGTACGGCGTCG CTGTTTACAATTGGCGAGGTGACACGCGATATGGCCTACCCTTGGAAATTGGCGAAACCGTGCAGATTCTCGAGGAATGCGCAG GTTGGTACAGGGGCTTTTCGACGAAGAATCGCGCGGTGAAGGGTATCTTTCCAAGCTCGTACGTCCACCTGAAACCCTGCAAAATCGAGAACGAAGGGTTGTACGAGTCTGTCATACCTCTAGAGGACCCAGTGGTTCGCGAAGTCACCCTCGTTCTACGAGAATGGGACGGTATTTGGAAGAGACTATACGTG GAACGAGAGACGTACAAGTTCGTGACGCTGCGAAAGGTGATGCTGGAGCTGTTAGAATGGCGACGACAACTGTTGGGTGGCACCCTGACGACCGACCAAACGCGGGAGCTCAAGCTGCGAATCATCAACAAGGTGGACTGGGGAAATCG AAAGTTGGGTTTGGACCTGGTGCCTCGTCAGGGTGCCCATATGGTGGACCCGGATACCATGTCGGTCGTCGAACTTTATCACGTG CACGTGCAGAGCGCGGAGAATTCACAGGGTGCTTCGGCTCGTGGCACGCTCAGGCGGAAGGAGCACAAAAAGGTGTTAACCCATCACCTGTACTTCTGCATGAGAGATTTCGGGCATTCGATCGGCGAGGACACCGAGATATATTTCTCTTTGTACGACGCGAAGAGGAACGAATATCTGAGCGAGCGTTTCCTGGTGCGGATCTCGAAGGAGGGTTTCTCGAGTTTCATCGAGAAGATACACAGCAACTGTACGATTTTCACTGATCTCGGTAACGCTGACCTCAGCAGGGATCTGTACATGGTGGCACACGTGATGCGATGCGGGAGAATGCTGTATTCCGATTCCGGCAAGAACAAAGCTGGAACCGCCACTTACAGGAGACCCCATGGCGTCGCGGTGCTCTCCCTCGCCGAAGCCACCCAGGATCACACCGAGGAACTCGAGATGACGTTCAAG GTATGCCAAGGCGAGGAGAAGGAGTTTCATCAGCTGCACGAGCAGATCATCCGCAACAACAAGTGTTCCCCGCTTCCTGGTCAGCCGAATTACGGGATAGTGGTTTCCTTGCGAGTTCTTCACGGCGAATTGAGCCAGGTGCGAGAAGAGAATCCTTTGCTCTTCAAGAATATCTGTCTGACGAAGAAGCTCGGCTTCTCCGACGTGATCATGCCGGGCGACGTGCGGAACGATTTGTACCTGAAACTAGAGCGCGGGGAGTTCGAGAGGGGTGGAAAATCGACTGGGAAAAATATCGAg GTGACAATCTTGGTGTTGGACGCGGATGGTAAACCTCTGGAGGGTTGCTTGTTTGGCGCTGCTGGAACGGAGGACAGTTCTGAATACCAAAGCTTAATCATATATCACCATAACAGTCCCTCGTGGGCGGAGACTGTTCGATTGGCGATACCTATAGACAAGTTTTACGGAAGTCACGTTCGTTTCGAGTTCCGACACTGTTCTA CACGCGAGAAGACCGACAAGAAGTTGTTCGCCTTCGCTTTCGTGCGTCTCATGGAACCCGGAGGAGCCACTCTTCAGGATGGTCTTCACGAGTTGTATATCTATAAATGCGAAGATCGTTCGAAGTTGGATTCGTTGAGTTACCTAACTTTGCCCACCAGTGCTCGAGAACCAAACGCAACGG GAACGCCAGCGTTTTCGAGATCCCCAAAGGAGGCTGTGTTCGTGCACACGTTGTTGTGCAGCACAAAGTTGACGCAGAACGTTGATCTTCTAAGTCTACTTCAGTGGAAGGCGCATCCGGAACGGATCTCAGAGGCTCTCGGTCGAGTACTGCGACTAGACGGCGAGGAATTGGTGAAATTCCTACAGGATATCTTGGACGCGCTGTTCTCCATGTTCCATACGGAGGACGGGAATTCTACAGCTCATTCGGGCTTAGTTTTCCAGGTGTTGGTCTCCATTTTTAGCCTTCTCGAGGATTCCAAGTTCGAGCATTTCAAACCCGTGATGGACGCTTACATATCCGGCCACTTCGCCGCTGCCTTGGTGTACAAGGGTCTTCTGAGCAGCGTGCAGCACTGCGCCGATTGGGTGACAGCGGCAGAGAAGCAAGAGCCCATCATCAAATGCTTTCGTTCTCTGGAATACATCTTCAAGTTCATCATACAGAGTCGTCTGTTGTTCGCCAGAGCGACTGCCGGTCAATACGAGGACAGCTTCAAACGTGATCTGTACTGCGTGTTCGCGGCGTTGAATAAAATGTTAGGCATCCCTTACGAAATGGTTCTTAACTCTCAGATGGCATTACTGTACTCGATCTCGCCAGTGTTCGAGCAACTGGTTGCTGTGTTACCTGTCCTGGAGGTGGCTAAGCTCACCTGCACGATGCTAGACTCCGTGCCACGCGAACCACCTTTGCCATTAACTCAAGCCAAGCTGACGGCCATCAAGAATTTGACCACGTCCTCGTTATTCCGCGAGGACGACGAGAGCAGAAATCTCCTGCTGGTAACCATGTGCAGACACCTGAGGATTCATCTGATCAGACGCGAAGAGCTTCGCTCCTGCACCGAGATCTTCGGCGAGATACTCAGTTTCCTGCACAAACGAGGTCGAGACACCAATAAAGTGAACAATTGCATCCAGCACGACGTCGAAACGCTCTGTCTGTCGATCCTCGACGTTTTAATACAGACCATACTGATCGTCATCAACACCAGTGGTCCTGTGCTAGGCTGTCTAGTCGCTTGCCTGATAGGACTGCTTCAGCTTCTCGACGAATATCATTATTCCCGGCTGTGGGAAGAGCTCGCTCACGCTGGCGAACGAAAACCCCTTAAGGATTTTCTTCTTAGAGTGTACCTGGTCCTTCGCGACCTCGTCAGACAGGAAGTGTTCCCACCGGACTGGCTGGTAATCAGAATGCAGGCGAATAACGTTATCCTGAAGTCTCTTCAGGAGCTCGCGCAGCCTTTGGCCTTTCGCTTCTCCGGCGAGTACTTCGATTCCCAACTCTGGTCGACTTACTTCAACTTGGCTGTAGCCTATCTCACTCAGCCGTCCCTGCAGCTGGAGCAATTCTCCGAAGTGAAACGCGAGAAGATCGTCGAGAAGTACGGAGACATGAGAGTATTCATGGGCTTCCAAATACTCTCCATGTGGACTCAGTTGGCTGAGAGGAAGTTAGAGTTCATTCCTGGAATGGTGGGTCCTTTCCTGGAGGTCACCTTGGTTCCCGAGAGCGAACTTCGCAAGGCTACCTTGCATATCTTCTTTGATATGATGGAATGCGAGCAACGGGCTAGAGGTAGCTTCAAAACCGTGGAATCGGAATTGATAGACAAATTAGATATCTTGATCAGCGAGAACAAGGGTGACGACGAGTACAGACAGTTGTTCAACACTAT ATTATTGGATAGAGTGCAGTCGGAAGATCCAACCTGGAAGGAGAGCGGAACAGCTTTCATCACGTCGATCACCCGTTTGCTGGAAAGACTCCTGGATTACAGAAGCGTTATTCAGGGAGACGAGAATCGCGACAAGCGAATGTCGTGTACCGTTAATTTACTG AACTTTTACAAAAATGAATTCAATAGAAAGGAAATGTACCTGCGCTATATTTACAAATTGCACGACCTACATCTGGCAGCAGAAAACTACACCGAAGCTGGATTCACCATGAAGTTATACGCTGATCAACTGGGTTGGGGTTCGACGATCTTGCCCCCGGATCATTCTCATCCCCAACAGCCAGAATGGCAGAGAAAAGAGGTGCTCTATCACAAGATAATCCATTATTTGGATCGGGGCAAGTGCTGGGAGAAGGGTATACCCTTGTGCAAGGAACTGGCGGTGCTATACGAGACGAGGTTGTACGATTACGCGAAACTGAGCCACGTACTGAAATTGCAAGCCAAGTTCCTCGATAATATACTGACGCAGCTTCGGCCCGAACCTGAATACTTTAGAGTAGGCTTCTATGGTCTTAGTTTTCCTCTCTTCGTTAGG AATAAGCTGTTTATATATCGTGGTTTAGAGTACGAGAGAATAGGGGCATTCACGCAGCGACTGCAGACTGAATTTCCAAGCGCACAAATATTAATGAAGAACTCTCCCCCCGATGAGAGTATTCTTACATCCGAGGGCCAAT ATATACAAATCTGCAACGTGAAACCGATCCCAGAGGAGAGTAGCCTAGCCTGTAGGGGAGCGGAAGTACCGGAGCGTGTGGTCGCTTTCTACTTGGTGAACGACGTACGGAAGTTCATCTTCGATCGGCCGTTACACAGGGGCCCGGTCGATCGCGAGAACGAATTCAAATCACTGTGGATCGAGAGAActaccctgaccaccgaggcgAAACTACCCGGTATACTCAGGTGGTTCGAGGTAATCGAAAAAAGATCCGAACTGCTGGCTCCTGTACAATACGCCTGCGAAACAATGCAGAGCGTGGAGAGAGAACTGAGGAGACTGGTCGCACAATACACTGCCGAACCTCATCGAAACATTAATCCCTTTAGTATGAGACTCCAGGGCATCATCGACGCGAACGTGATGGGCGGAATCACGAAATACCAGGAAGCTTTCCTCACTCCAGAATTCGCTAGACAGAATCCGGACATGGTGCCGCACGTGAACAGGCTGAAGGGGTTGATTCTGGATCAAATGAGCGTGCTGGAGGCTGGACTTAATTTACACGGTCAAATTGCACCGGCTGGGGTGCAGCCACTTCACAAAAGACTGAACGAGAGATTCACGCAGCTAAAGCAAGGCCTGGGTCCATTGGCCAGGCAACGAACTATTCATCACGATAGCATCGTCAA TTCACCATTACCTCCGTTACCCACTAACGAGAAGCAACGTCCAGCCACGTTGGAGACAGCTGGTTCCAGATACTCCCACGCAGACAGCGACGGTCTACCCGAGGACGAAGGTTTTTATACAAAAGTGGACGGTGGTCCACCACCTATACCTCAACGAGAAGTACGGCCTCGTTCTGTAGGCTATGGAACCACTCCACCAAGACCCACTCACCAGAGATCTCTCAGCAAACCGTTAAGTCCAAAGCTACCACTTAGACATTCTCTGCCGACGCCCACCGACGGTGTTGATCAAACTGGTTTAAGAACTTCCTGGAGCGAACCTGGCCCTGAACCAGCTCCACCACTGCCACCCAGGGGTTGCA CCCCAGATAAGAGAGACTCGAACACGAGTACCATCGTGCCACCAGCGCCTCCAAAACGTTTAGCGTACAAACGTAACACCGAGTGGAGCACCGACGACGATTCGGAAGCGCAAAACGAGCCGAACGATCTTCGCGATAGCGGTATATCAACTGCCAGTTTATTGGACTTCCAATCGCATCTGACCAATTTAAACAACTTAGGTTACGAGGACTTTGAGCCACGGTCGAGATGCAACGATATCATGAACATTTCACCGCCATCAGTAATCAACGCGCTAAACGTTTCCACGAGTAATTTTGCTAGCGGTATGTTCCAGGGCTCGCATTCTCTACCGGGTCAGGAG GTGAGTCCACCCCCGATACCACCCAAGGCACATCAGGACACTCCATCGGCACCGTCGACCTTGGAACGAGTTTCGAATCGTACACAGTTACACGGCCATTCCGAGAATTACTCGGTGCCGAAGCTCCAGACGTTGTCCATGGCGTCTGACACGGAAAGCACTGTGTAA